A stretch of Fusarium poae strain DAOMC 252244 chromosome 2, whole genome shotgun sequence DNA encodes these proteins:
- a CDS encoding hypothetical protein (TransMembrane:2 (i7-27o47-65i)), which produces MEIRRAIYGTTIRFNQLVASFFIGRFFRLEGSSHPEEITGATFLNELRAGATTFAAMVYIISVIVR; this is translated from the exons ATGGAAATACGCAGAGCGATATACGGTACTACCATAAGGTTTAATCAACTCGTCGCGTCCTTCTTCATTGGTCGTTTCTTCAGGCTAGAAGGCAGTAGTCAT CCCGAAGAGATCACAGGGGCAACGTTTCTAAACGAGCTTCGTGCTGGTGCGACGACCTTTGCGGCCATGGTATATATCATTTCTGTTATTgtaagatga
- a CDS encoding hypothetical protein (SECRETED:SignalP(1-19)~CAZy:CE12), with product MRFLTIASVVLGVFGGVQAAKPPFFILTGDSTVATGGGWGDALLNRTKKPGSGINLAKNGATTVSFRGQGLWDTALDNVKAQKAKHEAIVTIQFGHNDQKTLTLEQYSDNLSTMISEVKTAGGTAIIITSLTRRTFKDGKVVENLSKERDAAIAVANQAGVKYLDLNTASTKYVNAIGQENADKYNEIEGDRTHLNLSGKIVFGRMVADMLVQKRRDVARYIETDEKLSQLIRDGIFTTGQE from the exons ATGAGATTCTTGACCATTGCTTCTGTTGTCCTGGGCGTTTTTGGAGGTGTTCAGGCTGCGAAACCACCCTTCTTCATCCTTACCGGAGACTCAACTGTTGCTACTGGCGGAGGTTGGGGTGATGCACTTCTCAATAGAACCAAGAAACCTGGAAGTGGGATCAATCTAGCAAAGAATGGTGCCACCACCGTTTCTTTCAGAGGCCAAGGCCTTTGGGATACCGCGCTAGATAATGTCAAGGCCCAGAAGGCTAAGCATGAGGCTATCGTTACGATCCAATTCGGCCATAACGATCAAAAGACCCTCACTCTGGAGCAATATTCGGACAACCTTTCCACAATGATTAGCGAGGTCAAGACTGCTGGTGGAACTGCC atcatcatcacatcaCTCACCCGCCGCACTTTCAAAGATGGAAAAGTGGTCGAGAATCTTAGCAAAGAGAGAGATGCTGCCATTGCCGTGGCGAACCAGGCCGGAGTCAAGTATTTGGACCTCAACACCGCAAGCACCAAATATGTTAATGCGATTGGCCAAGAGAACGCAGATAAATACAACGAGATTGAAGGAGATCGGACACACCTCAATCTTTCAGGAAAGATTGTCTTTGGTAGAATGGTGGCTGATATGTTGGTTCAGAAGAGACGTGATGTGGCTCGATATATCGAGACCGACGAGAAGCTGAGCCAGCTCATCAGGGATGGAATCTTTACAACTGGGCAGGAATAG
- the TRI7 gene encoding Acetyltransferase tri7 (TransMembrane:7 (i37-56o98-119i140-159o179-201i325-342o362-380i401-420o)) has translation MAFIIASNTKSDRTIASISDATMDIASKLEAFPTFDILHYISTLLAVCTYAALIIISTPKTGPASLVRYSSPAIVLTVGKQLFREASRVSGSSGHRSLTLALTALFILQCCNFLVLTRLDADDLAKKNVFRASDNAVYKVYRVVCLIFNVRGIGTPWQAKHLSGFPRFYQHEKRREPTAIWFIFRQSLILAWQCLLLDIIYTSSLSTPKEDTQRLFGPGTEYMYLDATAEQWMGRCFVGIIAWVIPGRVSIDLPYRAISLVSVLFGFTSPQQWPPLFGSIWDAYTIRGFWSTFWHQYCRWALTSISNFICRDFLRLPRPSIVERYLNISVVFVGSAVVHMAIDSFCWGPPTKPKPMLPALAFFGSFVVGIIIEDTVQALCRRITGAKKQDGDDGVPVWHKLVGYIWVSFWFIMTSSWYLYHNTRLPPDDTWMVPVSVVDTIGMDSAKKALLVSGLILRFAVGIEV, from the exons ATGGCCTTCATAATAGCTTCGAACACAAAGTCAGACAGGACCATCGCCAGTATCAGCGACGCTACAATGGACATCGCATCGAAGTTGGAAGCCTTTCCAACTTTCGACATATTACACTACATCTCAACCTTACTTGCCGTTTGCACCTATGCTGCGCTGATCATCATTTCAACACCCAAAACTGGACCTGCTTCCCTGGTGCGATATTCGTCCCCTGCTATTGTCCTTACAGTAGGGAAACAACTATTTCGCGAGGCATCTCGAGTTAGCGGCAGTTCTGGTCATCGTAGCTTGACTCTGGCGCTCACGGCATTGTTTATATTACAATGTTGCAACTTCTTGGTTCTTACAAGGCTGGATGCCGACGATTTGGCAAAGAAGAACGTATTCCGAGCCTCTGATAATGCGGTGTACAAGGTTTACAGAGTTGTTTGTCTCATATTCAACGTGCGAGGCATTGGAACGCCATGGCAAGCAAAGCATCTTTCTGGCTTCCCCCGGTTCTACCAGCATGAGAAAAGACGTGAACCAACTGCCATCTGGTTTATATTTCGTCAGTCACTTATCCTTGCATGGCAATGCCTTCTTCTAGACATTATTTACACCTCATCGCTTAGCACGCCAAAGGAGGACACACAGAGGCTTTTTGGTCCAGGAACAGAGTATATGTATCTGGACGCCACCGCCGAGCAATGGATGGGCCGTTGTTTTGTTGGAATCATTGCATGGGTAATACCCGGTAGAGTATCCATTGATCTACCATACCGTGCCATATCGCTGGTCTCGGTCCTTTTTGGCTTTACGTCACCGCAACAATGGCCGCCGCTGTTTGGGAGCATTTGGGATGCATACACTATTCGAGGTTTCTGGAG CACATTCTGGCACCAGTACTGTCGCTGGGCTCtcacatcaatcagtaattTTATATGTCGAGACTTTCTGCGGCTTCCACGGCCGTCTATAGTCGAGCGTTACTTGAACATCTCAGTTGTCTTTGTAGGATCAGCTGTTGTTCACATGGCTATTGATTCGTTTTGTTGGGGACCGCCTACAAAGCCGAAGCCAATGTTACCCGCATTGGCTTTTTTCGGCTCCTTCGTTGTTGGTATCATTATCGAAGACACGGTTCAAGCTCTATGTCGCCGCATCACCGGCGCAAAGAAGCaagatggagatgatggagtCCCTGTGTGGCACAAGCTTGTAGGCTACATTTGGGTATCATTTTGGTTCATCATGACATCGTCTTGGTACCTGTACCACAACACTCGGCTACCGCCAGATGATACATGGATGGTGCCGGTCAGCGTTGTGGACACAATTGGTATGGACTCAGCCAAGAAGGCGCTGCTTGTCAGCGGCTTGATCTTGAGGTTTGCAGTTGGCATTGAGGTTTAA
- a CDS encoding hypothetical protein (SECRETED:SignalP(1-17)): MLPQSLLTLALAAISLASPLARVNSVCKDPDVRKEWRELTSAEKAEYLRAAVCIRNLPKEKYHHINAVTSRMDDLVYTHFALNTEIHFVANFLPWHRWFVQLHEDLLKNECDYKGVQPYWDWSIDADKNDMKNSPLFDAKTGFGGDGQRTESNVPGFERCVVDGPFANTNLTLAMGWPDMNTSGDRLHCFTREFNGGLGKDENGDQILGDMQVTAYNSKVMNTIYGFDTYKDMSDMLEGLPHAQIHSVIFGDMGPATSPNEPLFFLHHANVDRVWAKWQGRNDTRLSDYTGFRVSQTTIPATITDTMPVMELAENGPVVKDYMDTLSGPLCYTYSKM, translated from the exons ATGCTCCCCCAGTCTCTCCTCACCCTGGCTTTGGCCGCCATATCTCTTGCCAGTCCTCTCGCTCGTGTCAACAGCGTATGCAAAGATCCCGACGTTCGCAAAGAATGGCGCGAGCTTACCAGCGCTGAGAAGGCCGAGTACCTTCGCGCCGCCGTTTGCATCCGCAACCTGCCCAAGGAGAAATACCACCACATCAACGCCGTCACATCCCGCATGGACGACCTCGTATATACTCACTTCGCTCTTAATACCGAGATTCATTTCGTCGCCAACTTTCTTCCTTGGCATCGCTGGTTTGTTCAGCTGCATGAGGATCTACTCAAGAACGAATGTGATTACAAGGGTGTTCAACCGTACTGGGACTGGAGCATTGACGCTGATAAGAACGATATGAAGAACTCGCCTCTGTTCGATGCGAAGACAGGCTTCGGCGGTGATGGCCAGCGCACTGAGAGCAACGTCCCTGGCTTTGAGCGCTGTGTCGTCGATGGACCTTTCGCCAACACCAACTTGACTCTGGCTATGGGGTGGCCTGACATGAACACATCCGGCGATCGTCTGCACTGCTTCACTCGCGAGTTCAATGGTGGATTGGGCAAGGACGAGAATGGCGATCAGATCCTTGGCGATATGCAGGTTACTGCCTACAACTCCAAGGTCATGAACACCATCTACGGCTTTGACACTTACAAGGACATGTCCGACATGCTTGAGGGGCTCCCCCACGCTCAGA TCCATAGTGTTATCTTTGGCGATATGGGCCCTGCTACCTCTCCTAACGAGCCTCTCTTTTTCCTCCACCACGCCAATGTTGACCGTGTTTGGGCCAAG TGGCAAGGACGTAATGATACTCGCTTATCTGACTACACCGGCTTCCGAGTTTCCCAGACAACTATTCCTGCCACGATCACTGACACAATGCCTGTTATGGAGCTTGCCGAGAATGGGCCTGTGGTGAAGGACTACATGGATACTCTATCAGGTCCACTTTGCTACACCTACTCTAAAATGTAA
- a CDS encoding hypothetical protein (SECRETED:SignalP(1-20)), producing MFRLSSILTAGLALISSVNAACGDGSPQGVVSGSGSSFTATVNGANVYSGSDYRLAIQTALDRIGTNQRVTVRASGSIGANTIVVTSGKTFEVCGTMNVVYKAGRGAIEVINQNDVKIPYLKMTGNPYFGMRFSGTRNLALGDITMNLSGGLGIRFDRDANWNYGVSMGNIVVTGASSHAVETFKIDGLTITSVKARDVGESGLLIQESRNVRVGLVEGNNVGAGTGYATLRFANENGKLNNVFTTTNVFIDKVYSRGGGRGIFCVSKSGAAEIKTIDLASNGNNAILIENCYNLAIRDGVINGGGEVRVSARSEFPNTSGIYVKAQVNNNSVRESPCAENIYWGITGNARMNVC from the coding sequence ATGTTTCGTCTTTCTTCGATTCTCACAGCAGGTCTCGCCCTGATCAGTTCCGTCAACGCCGCTTGTGGTGATGGATCACCGCAAGGTGTGGTCTCGGGCTCAGGCTCTTCCTTCACCGCCACTGTCAACGGCGCAAATGTCTACTCTGGCTCCGACTACCGTCTCGCCATCCAAACCGCGCTCGACCGCATTGGCACTAACCAACGTGTCACGGTCCGCGCATCAGGCAGCATAGGCGCAAACACCATTGTCGTCACTAGTGGGAAGACGTTTGAGGTCTGCGGTACCATGAACGTCGTCTACAAAGCTGGTCGTGGAGCCATCGAGGTTATCAACCAGAACGATGTCAAGATTCCTTACCTCAAGATGACGGGTAATCCTTACTTTGGCATGCGCTTCTCTGGTACCCGCAACCTTGCTCTCGGTGATATCACGATGAACCTCAGTGGTGGTCTTGGAATCAGATTCGACCGCGATGCAAACTGGAACTATGGTGTTAGTATGGGTAACATTGTTGTGACCGGAGCTAGTAGCCACGCTGTTGAGACGTTCAAGATCGACGGTCTTACCATCACTTCCGTCAAAGCTCGAGACGTCGGTGAATCAGGATTACTTATCCAGGAATCACGAAATGTTCGCGTTGGACTCGTCGAAGGCAACAACGTCGGCGCAGGCACAGGTTACGCAACTCTTCGCTTCGCCAACGAGAACGGCAAGCTCAATAATGTCTTTACCACCACCAACGTTTTCATTGATAAAGTTTACTCTCGAGGCGGTGGACGTGGAATCTTTTGCGTGTCAAAGTCTGGGGCCGCCGAGATCAAGACAATTGACCTTGCAAGCAACGGAAACAATGCCATCCTCATCGAGAACTGTTACAACCTGGCTATCCGAGATGGTGTTATCAACGGAGGTGGCGAGGTTCGCGTTTCTGCCCGCAGCGAGTTCCCCAACACCAGTGGTATCTACGTCAAGGCCCAGGTGAACAACAACAGTGTCCGGGAGTCTCCTTGTGCTGAGAATATCTACTGGGGTATCACCGGAAATGCTAGGATGAACGTTTGCTAA
- a CDS encoding hypothetical protein (CAZy:GH115) has product MFEEKIVDFEASTGSIPLVGATIVVDQSDFPGIIRAAKDLAQDFGRVTKGHCSPVLLLRTKEDYVHINTKTAILIGSISSSVIIKRLVENSKLDAKAIDCKWESFTTVVLDDQLGGCEKALIIAGSDKRGAIFGIYTLSEQIGVSPWYWWADVQPKHHAEIHAIQKQTIHGEPSVRHRGIFLNDEAPALTGWVRERFGGYNSKFYATVFELLLRLKANFLWPAMWPGYPNPGASFFTDDPLNQKLADEYGIVISTSHHEPMQRLSNEWFADNPDGSWNWLTNKQKITEFFEHGASRAKDCDSYFTLGIRGEYDKKMLAEDPASVVQDAIETQREVIKKVYGSEDAVPQLFAIYKEVQSMFETGRLNVPEDVTLLFQDDNFGTIRRLPTTEESKRKGGAGVYYHLQYVGDPRSYKWINTNSLGKVWHQLQQAYHHNARQIWVFNVGDLKPQELPISFALALAWDVNSIKHNSLPDFFCRAAEREFGADLANEVGSVWHQHDRLLSLRKHEHIEPETFSILHYKEADSILNRWKVLLDRAETLHDRISEGQKASSFQLILHPIKASYIYNALRINQARNKLFARQRRNSANKIAQEVLDLFDADFDLSEEFHNLLDGKWNHILMQPHYGYEDTWHAPSRDMISGLSFVQRRQNSNPIVGQMGVAVEGHEGVRVGRINEESERTHPSRRDLVPGLTLAPMSRYGPDFRWFDVFTRGVPAINWSTSVSYPWIILSQTEGELVPGRDDVRVHISIDWSQVPQNFQEDVLIDVQSREGDFEQVHLPIDGRQVPGSFRGFVEQGYYISIPATGCSIHKPYLMLPDTGRLETGSVALVPGTRTEGVIPYLEYPLFTFSETNKTQLVLYFGTTLDLSSEDILTYNVQVDEGQSQMYTLQRRTPESEKNAADKGWASADGWFFAASDNVWVRRHELGMLKSDVHNLKLRLNHPNMLLEKVVVDFGGVQESYLGPPGGTRV; this is encoded by the exons ATGTTTGAAGAAAAGATAGTCGATTTCGAGGCCTCAACTGGATCGATCCCCCTCGTTGGTGCAACAATCGTGGTTGACCAATCAGACTTCCCAGGCATCATCCGCGCCGCAAAGGACTTGGCACAAGACTTTGGCCGTGTAACAAAAGGACATTGCAGTCCTGTGCTCTTGCTAAGAACAAAGGAAGACTACGTGCATATCAATACAAAGACGGCTATCTTGATTGGCAGTATTAGCTCGAGTGTGATCATCAAGAGGCTGGTAGAGAATAGCAAATTGGACGCAAAGGCGATCGATTGCAAATGGGAATCCTTCACCACAGTTGTCCTCGATGATCAGCTTGGGGGTTGCGAGAAAGCTCTGATCATCGCCGGGAGCGATAAACGAGGTGCTATATTTGGTATATATACACTCTCAGAACAGATTGGCGTCTCTCC ATGGTATTGGTGGGCTGATGTGCAACCGAAACATCATGCCGAGATCCATGCTATCCAAAAACAAACCATTCATGGCGAGCCATCTGTTCGTCACCGAGGCATTTTCCTCAATGACGAAGCCCCGGCTTTGACTGGCTGGGTCAGGGAAAGGTTTGGAGGATACAATTCCAAATTCTACGCAACCGTGTTTGAACTCCTTCTGAGACTCAAG GCCAACTTCTTATGGCCAGCGATGTGGCCAGGTTATCCCAATCCAGGAGCATCCTTCTTCACTGATGACCCCCTGAACCAAAAGCTTGCAGACGAATATGGAATTGTGATATCAACATCGCATCACGAACCCATGCAACGCTTGTCAAACGAGTGGTTTGCTGACAATCCAGATGGAAGCTGGAACTGGTTGACTAACAAGCAGAAAATCACCGAGTTCTTTGAGCATGGTGCGAGCAGGGCCAAAGACTGTGATTCATACTTTACCCTGGGGATCAGAGGAGAATATGACAAAAAGATGTTGGCAGAAGACCCCGCTTCTGTAGTTCAGGATGCTATTGAGACCCAGAGGGAGGTTATAAAGAAGGTCTATGGGAGTGAAGACGCGGTGCCTC AGCTGTTTGCTATATACAAGGAAGTGCAGTCCATGTTTGAAACCGGGCGTCTGAATGTTCCAGAAGATGTCACGTTGCTGTTTCAGGATGACAACTTTGGCACGATTCGTCGTCTTCCGACAACTGAAGAATCCAAGAGAAAAGGAGGAGCAGGT GTTTACTACCATCTACAATACGTTGGAGACCCTCGCAGTTACAAGTGGATCAACACAAACTCTCTC GGCAAAGTATGGCATCAGCTCCAGCAGGCATATCACCACAACGCCAGGCAGATCTGGGTGTTCAATGTAGGCGACCTCAAGCCTCAGGAACTCCCTATTTCTTTCGCTCTAGCCTTGGCATGGGATGTCAACAGCATCAAACACAACAGTCTTCCCGACTTCTTCTGTCGTGCAGCCGAGCGGGAGTTTGGAGCTGATCTCGCAAATGAGGTCGGTTCGGTTTGGCATCAACACGACCGGCTACTATCGTTGAGAAAACATGAACATATCGAACCAGAGACGTTCTCGATCCTGCACTACAAGGAAGCTGATTCGATCCTCAATCGCTGGAAGGTTCTTCTTGACCGTGCGGAGACATTGCACGACCGGATTTCTGAAGGACAGAAGGCTTCCTCCTTCCAGCTTATCCTTCATCCAATAAAGGCTTCATACATCTACAATGCATTGCGTATCAACCAAGCGCGTAATAAGCTCTTCGCTCGCCAGAGACGCAACTCCGCGAACAAGATTGCTCAAGAGGTCTTGGATCTCTTCGATGCCGATTTTGATCTTTCAGAAGAGTTCCACAATCTACTTGATGGGAAATGGAATCACATCCTGATGCAACCACATTACGGATATGAAGATACTTGGCATGCGCCATCACGAGACATGATCAGCGGGCTATCCTTTGTCCAGCGACGGCAGAACTCGAACCCCATTGTTGGACAGATGGGAGTTGCGGTTGAGGGCCACGAAGGCGTGCGAGTCGGACGTATCAATGAGGAGTCAGAACGAACGCATCCAAGCAGGCGAGATCTTGTACCCGGCCTGACCCTTGCTCCCATGAGTCGGTATGGGCCTGATTTCAGGTGGTTTGATGTTTTTACTCGCGGAGTGCCCGCTATCAACTGGTCAACTTCGGTTTCGTATCCCTGGATCATACTGTCACAGACTGAGGGAGAGTTGGTTCCtggccgagatgatgtgCGAGTTCACATTTCTATTGATTGGTCCCAAGTACCTCAAAATTTCCAAGAGGATGTTCTTATAGATGTGCAGTCGCGTGAAGGAGACTTTGAGCAAGTTCACCTACCCATCGATGGTCGACAAGTCCCAGGTTCATTCCGTGGCTTTGTGGAACAGGGCTACTATATCTCGATTCCAGCAACCGGTTGCTCCATACACAAGCCATACCTGATGCTTCCTGATACAGGTAGACTCGAGACTGGAAGTGTTGCTCTCGTTCCCGGAACAAGGACCGAGGGTGTAATTCCTTACCTAGAATACCCGCTCTTCACGTTTAGCGAAACCAACAAGACACAACTGGTGCTTTACTTTGGCACAACTCTCGACTTGTCATCGGAGGATATCCTGACCTATAACGTACAGGTTGACGAAGGCCAGAGCCAGATGTACACTTTGCAGAGGAGGACTCCCGAGAGCGAGAAGAATGCCGCAGATAAGGGATGGGCGTCGGCTGACGGTTGGTTCTTTGCTGCGTCGGACAATGTATGGGTACGGAGGCATGAGCTAGGAATGTTGAAGAGCGACGTGCATAATCTCAAACTCCGATTAAATCACCCGAACATGTTGTTGGAGAAGGTTGTTGTCGACTTTGGCGGAGTGCAAGAGAGTTACTTGGGTCCCCCTGGGGGCACTAGGGTTTGA
- the TRI8 gene encoding Trichothecene C-3 esterase (SECRETED:SignalP(1-22)), giving the protein MVLNRLVFSLSLWLGFVGATQATLSEPVPPSKDPWYTAPPGFENTEPGTVLRVRSAPGNLTSITPNSSASYNILYRTTDSHFKPTWAVTTLLVPELGPDSLAQQKYQQSALLSFHVPYDSADVDASPSYTMYSASNDSSASYMAALSSGLFVSVPDYEGPLASFTAGVMSGHAILDSIRAVLSVGLGLNVTNSPRVALWGYSGGAFATEWASELAVQYAPDLTAGPVVGAAMGAPLANISAFIHSVNGQATAGLIPNTLLGLTSQYPDVRKYLVSKLNDDSHYNKTGFLAAEGFTITESGAAFGKIDINKYFQNGTDILKEPKILALINREGIMGYHGVPQWPLFIYQAIPDEVTPISDTDAVVKRYCGVGANILYERNTVGSHFEEASDSNGAAVKWLENVFSSQRDNGAQGCVIRDVTRNSSSSDLKRRKDIQKNVLDLWSPAW; this is encoded by the coding sequence ATGGTTCTCAATCGTCTGGTGTTTTCTTTGAGCTTGTGGCTCGGCTTCGTTGGCGCCACTCAAGCTACGTTGTCAGAACCAGTTCCACCTAGCAAGGATCCATGGTATACTGCACCGCCTGGATTTGAGAACACTGAGCCTGGGACAGTTTTGAGGGTACGATCTGCCCCTGGAAACTTGACCAGCATCACGCCTAATAGCTCTGCTTCCTACAACATCCTCTATCGCACAACGGACAGTCATTTCAAGCCTACATGGGCCGTCACCACTCTCTTGGTCCCTGAGCTGGGTCCAGATAGTCTTGCGCAGCAAAAGTACCAACAAAGCGCTCTGCTGTCATTCCACGTTCCCTATGACTCTGCCGATGTCGATGCCAGCCCCAGTTACACCATGTACAGCGCGAGCAATgattcttctgcttcttaTATGGCTGCTCTGAGTTCGGGTCTTTTCGTCTCTGTTCCAGATTATGAGGGTCCCTTGGCGTCTTTTACCGCTGGTGTTATGTCTGGACACGCCATTTTGGACTCGATTCGAGCTGTTTTGTCAGTTGGCCTGGGCTTGAACGTCACAAATTCGCCCCGTGTGGCCCTTTGGGGATATTCTGGTGGTGCATTTGCCACCGAATGGGCATCAGAACTTGCAGTACAGTATGCACCCGATCTGACAGCAGGTCCCGTTGTTGGCGCTGCTATGGGAGCCCCGTTGGCCAATATTAGTGCCTTCATACACTCTGTCAATGGTCAAGCTACGGCCGGTCTGATACCAAACACCTTGTTGGGTCTTACGAGCCAGTATCCTGATGTCCGCAAGTACCTTGTATCCAAACTCAACGATGACAGTCATTACAACAAAACCGGCTTTCTAGCTGCTGAGGGCTTTACCATTACCGAATCTGGCGCTGCCTTTGGTAAAATCGACATCAACAAATACTTCCAGAATGGTACCGACATTCTCAAAGAGCCAAAGATCTTGGCTCTTATCAATCGGGAAGGCATCATGGGATATCACGGTGTTCCCCAATGGCCGCTGTTCATCTACCAAGCTATTCCCGACGAGGTCACGCCCATATCTGATACAGATGCTGTAGTCAAGAGATATTGCGGTGTGGGGGCAAACATTCTCTACGAAAGGAACACTGTCGGCTCGCACTTCGAGGAAGCCAGCGACAGTAACGGGGCGGCTGTTAAGTGGCTTGAAAACGTCTTCTCCAGCCAGCGTGACAACGGCGCACAAGGTTGTGTTATCAGAGACGTGACGAGAAACAGCTCCTCAAGTGACCTGAAAAGGCGTAAGGATATCCAAAAGAATGTACTTGACCTCTGGTCACCGGCCTGGTAA
- a CDS encoding hypothetical protein (SECRETED:SignalP(1-22)~CAZy:GH17) — MKFFSTLSTLAVALMMSGEALAGTYKGFSIGANRADGACKWEADWKKDFQAIKSWNKGFNAVRLYSADDCNTLVKAVPAAKATGMKILVGVWATDDAHFGRDKAALLKAIKQHGTGWIAAISVGSEDLYREDISPQKLAQQIYDVRGMVHQYNKNIKVGHTDTWTAWVDGRNDVVTKACDLAITNGFPYWQGVPIKDALRLKTFQNSFWNVQKHVKAVNSKAVVWVGETGWPTKGPNYQKAAATTASLQQFYNNVGCWLWQQKDASGFWFTAFDTPAHSTEVEKYFGIANKDRKLKFSLTC; from the exons ATGAAGTTCTTCAGCACTCTTAGCACCCTTGCGGTGGCCCTCATGATGAGTGGCGAGGCTCTGGCTGGTACCtacaagggtttcagcattGGCGCCAACAGGGCTGATGGTGCCTGTAAGTGGGAAGCCGACTGGAAGAAGGATTTCCAGGCCATCAAGAGCTGGAACAAGGGTTTCAACGCTGTTCGTCTGTACTCTGCCGATGACTGCAACA CACTTGTCAAGGCCGTCcccgctgccaaggccacTGGCATGAAGATCCTTGTCGGCGTTTGGGCCACCGATGATGCTCACTTCGGCCGCGACAAGGCCGCTCTCCTCAAGGCTATCAAGCAACACGGCACCGGTTGGATTGCCGCCATCAGCGTCGGATCCGAGGACCTCTACCGTGAGGACATCTCTCCCCAGAAGCTCGCACAGCAGATCTACGACGTCCGAGGCATGGTCCACCAATacaacaagaacatcaaggtCGGACACACCGACACCTGGACCGCTTGGGTCGACGGCCGCAACGACGTCGTAACCAAGGCCTGTGATCTCGCCATTACAAACGGTTTCCCCTACTGGCAGGGCGTTCCCATCAAGGATGCTCTCCGTCTCAAGACCTTCCAGAACTCTTTCTGGAACGTTCAGAAGCACGTCAAGGCTGTCAACTCCAAGGCTGTTGTCTGGGTTGGCGAGACCGGCTGGCCTACCAAGGGACCCAACTACCAGAAGGCTGCTGCCACCACTGCCAGTCTTCAGCAGTTCTACAACAATGTCGGTTGCTGGCTCTGGCAGCAGAAGGATGCCAGTGGTTTCTGGTTCACTGCTTTCGATACACCTGCGCACAGCAccgaggttgagaagtacTTCGGTATTGCCAACAAGGATCGCAAGCTCAAGTTCAGCCTTACTTGCTAA